TCACACATTGAAGGCTTATAATCTTCAGTTGAATGTCCTTACTTGTGAAATAGGTGATTTGGAGCTAGAGGACGTCACTTTGTGGCTAAAAAAGTATTTAGATAGCCGAGAAGAGCGCAACCCGATTCGGAGAATGACGATCCCAACTCTCCGTTATGCCGTGAAGCTGATTGCATCCCGTGGAAGAGTTCCTGTTAATGTTTATCCTCATCGTTTTCGACACACCTATGCGTGCCAGCTACTCGATAACGGTGCACCATTAGATTTTATTCAAGGGATGTTAGGGCATGAAAAAGGCATCTACAG
This Ammoniphilus sp. CFH 90114 DNA region includes the following protein-coding sequences:
- a CDS encoding tyrosine-type recombinase/integrase gives rise to the protein MYLSELWSLYKADKRILGFSPHTLKAYNLQLNVLTCEIGDLELEDVTLWLKKYLDSREERNPIRRMTIPTLRYAVKLIASRGRVPVNVYPHRFRHTYACQLLDNGAPLDFIQGMLGHEKGIYSPNLCSVKGRTS